A stretch of the Corythoichthys intestinalis isolate RoL2023-P3 chromosome 22, ASM3026506v1, whole genome shotgun sequence genome encodes the following:
- the cdca5 gene encoding sororin: MKGQTPPSQKKMSDSGQFNDSLQRRRSPRLTSPLVNTANNMAREGSAPVKRFTVRKIMPRKTAPALGHDKENTPRRSEGSQEKKQKVSPPGSTRRGRSSGAKKAVVPSPILPPSTPTTPPSQPEQDPRDAEWSQKVRRSYTRISDKSFSSPDTRETLFGFETLQTPEVGPPVSRLKAPLELSSTGSGLGSFILDAEDSVPDPEIPGVALVKRKRSRRKVQKAIDETELDALSAKMNAEFQEAEQFELFVE, translated from the coding sequence ATGAAGGGACAAACACCTCCTAGCCAGAAGAAAATGTCGGATTCTGGTCAATTTAACGACTCTTTGCAGAGGAGAAGGTCTCCGCGACTGACTTCTCCTTTGGTAAATACAGCAAACAACATGGCGCGTGAAGGTAGTGCCCCCGTCAAGCGGTTTACTGTGAGGAAAATAATGCCGAGAAAAACAGCTCCTGCACTCGGACACGACAAAGAAAACACACCGAGGCGGTCAGAGGGAAGCCAGGAGAAGAAGCAAAAGGTGTCTCCTCCTGGTTCTACCCGGCGAGGGCGGTCATCCGGTGCTAAAAAAGCCGTCGTGCCTTCACCCATCCTTCCGCCGTCAACGCCGACGACTCCCCCCTCGCAGCCGGAGCAGGATCCACGCGACGCGGAGTGGTCACAGAAAGTTCGCCGCTCCTACACCAGAATCAGCGACAAGTCCTTCAGCAGCCCCGACACTCGAGAGACTCTTTTCGGGTTCGAAACGCTGCAGACCCCCGAAGTTGGACCACCGGTCAGCCGGCTTAAGGCGCCTCTGGAGCTTTCGAGTACCGGGTCGGGGCTCGGTTCGTTCATTCTGGACGCCGAGGACTCCGTTCCTGACCCCGAGATTCCCGGGGTAGCGTTGGTGAAGCGGAAGAGGAGCCGGCGGaaggtccagaaggccatcgatGAAACGGAACTGGACGCGCTTTCGGCGAAGATGAACGCCGAATTTCAGGAGGCCGAACAGTTCGAGTTGTTCGTGGAGtga